One Sphingomicrobium marinum genomic window carries:
- a CDS encoding universal stress protein has translation MKSVLVPVDNHDDLGSVLENALAIARATDAHLEVLQVVSDDTLAALESFGGIDSDRSAKREFLAGVEALEAAVRKEMGNEDVEWEFRRVEGDVADTIIALAALSDLIVVGRDGPQRVRMLGDLLHRAESPILVPGGNGHRVDPLGPVIIAWDGSFEVAKAVRDSLGLLKLASEVHVVRVTEHGEEVPPGLYPLTRVLEYLSREDVHGEYSRIAEVDGLVSRALLKFAEEKGAGLMVMGGYSHSRLRERLFGGTTKRLLEESAIALVLSH, from the coding sequence GTGAAATCCGTCCTTGTCCCCGTCGACAACCATGATGACCTTGGCTCGGTGCTCGAAAACGCGCTGGCGATCGCCCGCGCAACCGATGCCCATCTCGAAGTGCTCCAAGTCGTCTCGGACGATACCCTGGCCGCGCTCGAAAGCTTTGGCGGCATCGACAGCGACCGATCGGCGAAGCGCGAATTTCTTGCCGGCGTAGAGGCACTGGAAGCAGCGGTCCGCAAGGAGATGGGCAATGAGGATGTCGAGTGGGAATTTCGCCGCGTCGAAGGCGACGTCGCCGATACGATCATCGCGCTCGCGGCGTTGTCCGACCTGATCGTCGTTGGTCGTGACGGGCCGCAGCGCGTGCGGATGCTTGGCGACCTTCTGCACCGTGCCGAGTCGCCGATCCTCGTGCCCGGCGGCAACGGCCACCGGGTCGATCCATTGGGGCCGGTGATCATCGCATGGGATGGCAGTTTCGAAGTGGCCAAGGCAGTGCGCGATTCGCTGGGCCTCCTGAAACTCGCAAGCGAGGTGCACGTCGTGCGGGTCACCGAACATGGCGAAGAAGTGCCGCCCGGCCTCTACCCTCTGACGCGGGTGCTGGAATATCTGTCGCGCGAAGATGTGCACGGCGAATATTCGCGCATCGCCGAAGTCGACGGGCTGGTGAGCAGAGCGCTGCTCAAGTTCGCCGAGGAAAAAGGCGCGGGGCTCATGGTGATGGGTGGATATTCGCATTCGCGGCTACGCGAGCGCCTGTTCGGCGGCACGACCAAGCGTCTTCTGGAAGAAAGCGCGATCGCGCTCGTCCTTTCGCACTAG
- a CDS encoding ABC transporter permease — protein sequence MTGRRFGGWIPSPGGVLLALIFLAPLGALLGFSLGGDSAHLRHLAETQLPTYIANSALLGGLTAVGTIALGVPAAFLISRYHFVGRGVLSWAMALPLAMPAYVAAYAWFSMTSAGGPLDALPMVRGIWGAAFVFSITFYPYVFLLARQAFESQGASAMEAARSLGASPVAAFLRAALPLARPAIVVGVALAVMEVLADYGVADFLGAPTLTVGIVRAWSSFGDPAAAARLAIILLFAAALALGVERLARRGRRFGAVGRREGAVHRPRLSGAGGMGALLLCLLPLTLGLLLPTTYLAGMAIDVQPARSVWPALQGTVMLAGASALIAAILGLAAATILRTGHAPSRAAVRIAQAGYAVPGAVGAIGILALFATLQQLSDGLFGAAAPVFAGGGLIALLYAYQARFAAAAIGPCDSALSRVSPSIDQAARSLGAGKMRVFTQVYAPLALGGIATAALLVFVEVMKELPATMILRPFDLDTLAVTAHNYASDERLASAALPSLLLVLLGVPAMMLVAWLAGRVRQEVTA from the coding sequence ATGACAGGGCGTCGCTTCGGCGGATGGATACCATCGCCGGGCGGCGTCCTTCTTGCATTGATCTTCCTGGCGCCGCTCGGCGCGTTGCTTGGCTTCTCGCTGGGCGGCGACAGCGCGCATTTGCGCCACCTCGCCGAAACGCAGCTTCCAACCTATATCGCCAACTCTGCGCTGCTTGGCGGGCTGACTGCGGTCGGCACCATTGCGCTGGGCGTCCCGGCAGCCTTCCTTATTTCGCGCTACCATTTTGTCGGGCGCGGGGTGCTCAGCTGGGCAATGGCATTGCCGCTCGCCATGCCCGCATATGTTGCGGCTTACGCGTGGTTCTCGATGACCTCGGCAGGCGGGCCGCTTGACGCGCTGCCGATGGTGCGCGGTATCTGGGGCGCAGCATTCGTCTTTTCCATCACCTTCTATCCCTATGTCTTCCTGCTGGCGCGCCAAGCGTTCGAAAGCCAGGGGGCGAGCGCGATGGAAGCGGCGCGGAGCCTTGGTGCTTCGCCCGTCGCCGCTTTTCTTCGCGCGGCATTACCGCTGGCGCGCCCCGCGATTGTTGTCGGCGTTGCGCTGGCGGTGATGGAGGTGCTGGCGGATTACGGCGTTGCCGATTTCTTGGGCGCACCCACGTTGACGGTGGGGATCGTACGGGCGTGGAGCTCGTTCGGTGATCCGGCGGCGGCGGCACGGCTCGCCATCATCCTCCTTTTCGCAGCGGCATTGGCACTGGGTGTCGAGCGGCTGGCGCGGCGCGGCCGGCGATTTGGCGCCGTGGGTCGACGCGAAGGCGCAGTGCACCGCCCGCGGCTTTCGGGGGCGGGGGGGATGGGCGCGCTGCTGCTGTGCCTCCTGCCGCTGACGCTCGGCCTGTTGTTGCCGACGACATATCTCGCGGGAATGGCCATCGACGTGCAACCGGCAAGATCGGTCTGGCCGGCATTGCAAGGGACGGTGATGCTGGCGGGCGCGTCTGCGCTTATCGCCGCGATCCTCGGGCTGGCAGCGGCGACGATCCTGCGCACCGGCCATGCCCCCAGCCGCGCCGCGGTGCGTATAGCACAAGCCGGCTATGCAGTGCCGGGTGCCGTCGGTGCCATCGGCATCCTCGCGCTGTTCGCAACGCTGCAGCAACTATCCGACGGGCTGTTTGGCGCGGCGGCGCCGGTCTTTGCGGGCGGCGGACTGATCGCCTTGCTCTATGCCTACCAGGCGCGTTTCGCGGCAGCGGCGATCGGCCCGTGCGATAGCGCCCTGTCGCGCGTGTCGCCGTCGATCGACCAGGCCGCACGCTCGCTCGGTGCCGGCAAAATGCGCGTGTTCACGCAGGTGTACGCGCCGCTTGCGCTCGGGGGTATCGCCACGGCAGCGCTGCTCGTATTCGTCGAGGTGATGAAGGAATTACCGGCGACCATGATCTTGCGCCCGTTCGACCTCGATACGCTGGCGGTAACGGCGCATAACTATGCTTCTGACGAGCGGCTGGCCTCGGCAGCACTGCCGTCGCTGCTGCTGGTCCTGCTAGGCGTGCCCGCGATGATGCTGGTGGCGTGGCTGGCGGGGCGCGTGCGGCAAGAGGTGACAGCGTGA
- the putP gene encoding sodium/proline symporter PutP, giving the protein MQTGTIVSLLAYFVLMLGIGVFAWKRSTDTSEAYLLAGRNLPPSVAALSAGASDMSGWLLLGLPGALFAAGLVEAWIGIGLFLGALVNWIVVAPRLRAQTQALGNALTIPEFLANRFPDKATALRVTSAIIIVIFFAVYTAAGLVGGGKLFETSFAGMLPGGGMSDYMAGIWITALVVLAYTMIGGFLAVSLTDFVQGLIMVTALVVMPLVVMFGPGGSSGGSLTDVPVEGFLNITNGLTLIGFISLMAWGLGYFGQPHIIVRFMAVRSVEEVKTARTIGMTWMGVALLGSIGIGLAGRAFVERNGIAVEDPETIFIILANLLFHPLVTGFLLAALLAAIMSTISSQLLVASSSLTEDFYKLFLRKDASERESVNVGRISVALVALVAILIASDPESNVLDIVANAWAGFGAAFGPLIILSLTWKKMTGAGAVAGLVTGAAVVIGWIAFEVGVIYEIVPGFIAAWLAIWLVSLATRPSTEGASA; this is encoded by the coding sequence ATGCAAACAGGGACCATTGTCAGCCTACTGGCTTACTTCGTGCTGATGCTCGGCATCGGCGTATTCGCGTGGAAGCGCTCGACCGATACGAGCGAGGCCTACCTGCTCGCCGGACGCAACCTGCCGCCCTCGGTGGCAGCACTGTCGGCGGGGGCATCCGATATGTCGGGGTGGCTGCTGCTGGGCTTGCCCGGTGCGCTCTTCGCTGCGGGGCTGGTGGAAGCGTGGATCGGGATCGGGCTGTTTTTGGGGGCGCTGGTTAACTGGATCGTCGTCGCGCCGCGATTGCGCGCGCAGACGCAGGCGCTCGGCAACGCGCTGACCATTCCCGAATTCCTCGCCAACCGCTTTCCTGACAAGGCGACGGCGCTGCGCGTGACGAGCGCGATCATCATCGTCATCTTCTTTGCCGTTTACACCGCGGCGGGTCTCGTCGGCGGCGGCAAATTGTTTGAAACGAGCTTTGCCGGGATGCTGCCGGGCGGCGGCATGAGCGATTATATGGCGGGCATCTGGATCACTGCGCTGGTGGTGCTGGCCTACACCATGATCGGCGGCTTCCTCGCGGTCAGCCTGACCGATTTCGTGCAGGGGCTGATCATGGTGACCGCGTTGGTCGTGATGCCGCTGGTGGTAATGTTCGGCCCCGGCGGAAGCAGCGGCGGGTCGCTGACCGACGTGCCGGTCGAAGGCTTTCTCAACATCACCAACGGGCTCACGCTGATCGGATTTATCAGCCTGATGGCCTGGGGGTTGGGCTATTTCGGGCAGCCGCATATTATCGTGCGCTTCATGGCGGTGCGCAGTGTCGAGGAGGTGAAGACCGCGCGGACCATCGGCATGACGTGGATGGGCGTGGCGCTGCTGGGCTCGATCGGTATCGGGCTTGCAGGACGCGCCTTCGTGGAACGCAACGGTATCGCGGTGGAGGATCCCGAGACGATCTTCATCATCCTCGCCAACCTGCTGTTCCACCCGCTCGTGACGGGCTTCCTGCTGGCGGCGCTGCTGGCGGCGATCATGTCAACGATTTCCTCGCAGCTGCTGGTGGCAAGTTCATCGCTGACCGAGGATTTCTACAAATTGTTCCTGCGCAAGGATGCGAGCGAACGCGAGAGCGTGAACGTGGGGCGAATCAGTGTTGCGTTGGTGGCGCTGGTGGCGATCCTCATCGCGAGCGATCCCGAGAGCAATGTGCTCGACATCGTTGCCAACGCCTGGGCCGGGTTCGGGGCAGCGTTCGGCCCTCTTATCATCCTGTCGCTGACGTGGAAGAAGATGACGGGCGCTGGCGCGGTTGCCGGGCTGGTGACAGGTGCCGCGGTGGTGATCGGCTGGATCGCTTTTGAAGTCGGCGTCATTTATGAAATCGTGCCAGGCTTCATCGCCGCGTGGCTCGCTATCTGGCTGGTCAGCCTCGCGACACGGCCCTCCACAGAAGGAGCCTCGGCATGA
- a CDS encoding S-(hydroxymethyl)glutathione dehydrogenase/class III alcohol dehydrogenase, with protein MKTRAAVAFEAKKPLEIVEVDLEGPKEGEVLVEIMATGICHTDAYTLDGFDSEGIFPSILGHEGAGIVREVGAGVTSVAVDDHVIPLYTPECRQCKMCLSGKTNLCSAIRETQGKGLMPDGTSRFSYKGETIFHYMGCSTFSNFTVLPEIAVAKIRNDAPFKTSCYIGCGVTTGVGAVVNTAQVKPGDNVVVFGLGGIGLNVIQGAKMAGADRIVGVDINADKEEWGRKFGMTDFIDARDGGVVEKIVHLLNGGADFSFDCTGNTDVMRQALECCHKGWGTSIIIGVAEAGKEIATRPFQLVTGRNWRGTAFGGAKGRTDVPKIVDWYMDGKIEIDPMITHVLSLDEINKGFDLMHAGKSIRSVVVY; from the coding sequence ATGAAGACGCGTGCAGCAGTGGCATTCGAAGCCAAGAAGCCGCTTGAGATCGTCGAAGTCGATCTTGAAGGACCCAAGGAAGGCGAGGTGCTGGTCGAGATCATGGCGACCGGCATTTGCCATACCGACGCCTACACGCTCGACGGTTTCGATAGTGAGGGCATCTTCCCGAGCATCCTTGGGCATGAGGGTGCGGGGATCGTTCGCGAGGTCGGCGCTGGCGTCACCTCGGTGGCGGTCGATGACCATGTGATCCCGCTCTACACGCCCGAGTGTCGCCAGTGCAAAATGTGCCTTAGCGGCAAGACTAACCTATGCAGCGCCATTCGCGAGACGCAGGGCAAGGGACTGATGCCCGACGGCACCAGCCGCTTCAGCTACAAGGGCGAGACGATCTTCCATTATATGGGCTGCTCGACCTTCTCGAATTTTACCGTGCTGCCCGAGATCGCGGTGGCGAAGATCCGCAACGACGCGCCGTTCAAGACCAGCTGCTATATCGGCTGCGGGGTGACGACGGGGGTCGGTGCGGTGGTGAATACCGCGCAGGTGAAGCCCGGCGACAATGTCGTCGTGTTCGGGCTTGGCGGCATCGGCCTCAACGTCATCCAGGGTGCCAAGATGGCGGGCGCGGACCGCATCGTCGGGGTCGACATCAATGCCGACAAGGAAGAATGGGGTCGCAAGTTCGGTATGACCGACTTCATCGACGCGCGCGATGGCGGCGTGGTCGAAAAGATCGTGCATCTGCTCAATGGCGGGGCGGACTTTTCGTTCGACTGCACGGGCAATACCGACGTGATGCGCCAGGCATTGGAATGCTGCCACAAGGGATGGGGCACCTCGATCATCATCGGTGTCGCCGAAGCGGGCAAGGAAATCGCGACGCGGCCATTCCAGCTGGTGACCGGGCGAAACTGGCGCGGCACCGCGTTCGGCGGCGCCAAGGGGCGCACCGATGTCCCCAAGATCGTCGATTGGTACATGGACGGAAAGATCGAAATCGATCCGATGATCACCCATGTGCTCAGCCTCGATGAAATCAACAAGGGTTTCGACCTGATGCATGCGGGCAAGTCGATCCGCAGCGTCGTGGTCTATTAG
- a CDS encoding VOC family protein: MFSHVMVGADDLDASRKFYDALIGAIGGHPGRTDEKGRTAWVHNGSVFMITNPIDGQPASCGNGMTIGFACETPEIVHAWHEAGLAAGGTAIEDPPGKRENAFGALYLAYLRDPAGNKICALHRLPKEG, encoded by the coding sequence ATGTTCAGCCATGTCATGGTCGGGGCCGATGACCTCGACGCGAGCCGCAAATTCTACGACGCGCTGATCGGCGCGATCGGCGGGCATCCCGGTCGCACCGATGAAAAGGGGCGCACCGCCTGGGTTCATAACGGTTCGGTCTTCATGATCACCAACCCGATCGACGGCCAACCCGCCAGCTGCGGCAACGGCATGACCATCGGCTTTGCGTGCGAAACGCCTGAAATAGTCCATGCCTGGCACGAAGCGGGGCTGGCCGCGGGCGGCACCGCGATCGAGGACCCGCCGGGCAAACGCGAGAACGCCTTTGGAGCGCTCTACCTTGCCTATTTGCGCGATCCGGCGGGCAACAAGATCTGCGCGCTGCACCGCTTGCCCAAGGAGGGCTAA
- a CDS encoding extracellular solute-binding protein — protein MRKFGWVAAAVALTLGACGTQASNETDDDGRTLTIYSARHYDSDYALYEAFERDTGIKVNVVEAEGDLLIERVKADGERSAADVIITVDAGRLFNADEAGLFAPLDSALLNDRVSANFRHPEGHWYGIATRARVIVYAEDRVDPAQLTGYASLADPQFKGRVCARSSGNIYNISLLAALVERWGETQAEEWARGVTANFARDPVGGDSDQIKAVKAGECDVALVNHYYLARMMVDENEDVSGIKVAWPQADGGVHVNISGGGVAKSAPNPELARQFLEYAMNDASQRLFADLTGEYPVVSSVTYSNPALAEMGEYEADPLNVNVYGVNQGVAQQIFDRVGWQ, from the coding sequence GTGCGTAAATTTGGTTGGGTCGCGGCAGCTGTCGCGCTGACTCTAGGGGCTTGCGGAACGCAGGCGAGCAACGAGACGGACGACGACGGTCGGACGCTGACCATCTATTCGGCGCGTCATTATGACAGCGATTATGCGCTCTACGAAGCGTTCGAACGCGACACCGGCATCAAGGTCAATGTGGTCGAAGCCGAAGGCGACCTGCTGATCGAGCGCGTGAAGGCCGACGGTGAACGTAGCGCCGCCGACGTGATAATCACGGTCGATGCGGGGCGCCTGTTTAACGCGGACGAGGCGGGCCTGTTCGCGCCGCTCGACAGCGCGCTGCTCAACGATCGCGTGTCCGCGAATTTCCGTCATCCTGAAGGCCATTGGTACGGCATCGCCACGCGTGCGCGCGTAATCGTCTACGCCGAAGATCGCGTCGATCCTGCGCAGCTGACAGGCTATGCCTCGCTCGCCGACCCGCAATTCAAGGGCCGCGTGTGCGCGCGCAGTTCGGGCAATATCTATAATATCTCGCTGCTGGCGGCGCTGGTCGAACGCTGGGGCGAAACGCAAGCCGAGGAGTGGGCGCGCGGTGTGACGGCCAACTTCGCCCGCGATCCGGTTGGCGGTGACAGCGACCAGATCAAGGCCGTTAAGGCTGGCGAATGCGATGTCGCGCTGGTGAACCACTATTATCTCGCCCGCATGATGGTCGACGAGAATGAAGACGTATCGGGGATCAAGGTCGCCTGGCCGCAGGCCGATGGCGGGGTGCATGTCAACATCTCGGGCGGCGGCGTCGCCAAGAGCGCGCCCAACCCCGAGCTGGCGCGCCAATTCCTCGAATATGCGATGAACGATGCCTCGCAGCGCCTCTTCGCCGACCTCACGGGTGAATATCCGGTCGTGTCGTCGGTCACCTACTCCAACCCGGCGCTGGCCGAGATGGGCGAGTACGAGGCCGATCCGCTCAACGTGAATGTCTATGGGGTGAACCAGGGCGTAGCGCAGCAGATCTTCGACCGCGTTGGATGGCAGTAG
- the fghA gene encoding S-formylglutathione hydrolase, producing the protein MKQLDAWTSHGGVQGVYEHASSATNTDMVFSVFVPEHEEGARLPVLWYLSGLTCTHANVTEKGEFRAACAEHGIIFVAPDTSPRGEGVPDDSAGAWDFGLGAGFYVDATEPPYDRHYKMWSYVTEELPALIAKQFPVDMERQSITGHSMGGHGALTVGLRYPERFASISAFSPICHPSIVPWGEKAFTAYLGGHRETWRAHDTVALIEDGAHVPELLVDVGTDDNFLEDQLKPEALAEACANAGIDLTLRLQPGYDHSYYFISSFMADHVRWHNERLKGIA; encoded by the coding sequence ATGAAGCAGCTCGACGCCTGGACCAGTCACGGCGGTGTGCAGGGCGTGTACGAGCACGCCAGCAGCGCCACCAACACCGACATGGTGTTTTCGGTGTTCGTACCCGAGCATGAGGAAGGCGCGAGGCTGCCGGTGCTGTGGTATCTGTCGGGGCTGACCTGCACGCACGCCAATGTCACCGAAAAGGGCGAGTTTCGCGCGGCCTGCGCGGAGCATGGCATCATCTTCGTTGCGCCCGATACGAGCCCACGCGGCGAAGGGGTGCCCGACGATAGCGCGGGCGCTTGGGACTTCGGATTAGGCGCCGGCTTCTATGTCGATGCGACCGAGCCGCCCTATGACCGCCACTACAAGATGTGGTCCTACGTCACCGAGGAACTACCTGCCCTGATCGCCAAGCAGTTTCCGGTCGACATGGAGCGGCAATCAATCACCGGGCATTCGATGGGCGGGCATGGGGCGCTTACCGTGGGACTGAGGTATCCGGAGCGCTTTGCGAGCATCTCGGCATTCTCGCCGATCTGCCATCCCTCGATCGTGCCGTGGGGCGAGAAGGCGTTCACGGCCTATCTTGGCGGTCACCGCGAAACATGGCGCGCGCACGATACGGTCGCGCTGATCGAAGACGGCGCGCACGTGCCCGAACTGCTTGTCGATGTGGGCACCGATGACAATTTCCTTGAAGACCAGCTCAAACCCGAGGCGCTGGCCGAAGCCTGCGCCAATGCCGGGATCGACCTTACGCTCCGGCTGCAGCCGGGCTATGACCACAGCTATTATTTCATCTCCAGCTTCATGGCCGACCATGTCCGCTGGCATAATGAACGACTGAAAGGAATCGCGTGA
- a CDS encoding ABC transporter ATP-binding protein, producing MNGAAIEANGLVRCFGERAVVDGVDLRLERGKVTAILGPSGAGKSTLLRMLAGFEPVDAGTIRRGDVILSGDDRMVPPEKRDIGIVFQDFALFPHLTALGNVMFGLSGAGKRDTAVARLEALDLVARANAYPHELSGGEQQRVALARAMAREPAAILLDEAFSSLDTRLRQSLRETTLEALHAVDAAVLLVTHDAEEAMFMADELALMIDGRIVQRGAPREVYAAPVSDDAARLLGDVNMFEGTVRGGMLATPFGDVSAAGLAEGAIAHALVRPEAMTVLPEKGGAYLVRSADFLGTAVKLVVEAEDGRRCRARVGLAAAPAEGTRVTVAIDPALATVVPVG from the coding sequence GTGAACGGGGCCGCGATCGAAGCGAACGGGCTGGTCCGGTGCTTTGGCGAGCGGGCAGTCGTCGACGGCGTCGATCTCAGGCTCGAGCGCGGCAAGGTCACTGCCATCCTCGGGCCTTCGGGCGCCGGCAAATCGACCTTGCTGCGGATGCTCGCGGGGTTCGAGCCGGTCGATGCCGGGACGATCCGGCGCGGCGACGTAATTCTTTCGGGCGATGATCGCATGGTGCCGCCCGAAAAACGCGACATCGGCATCGTCTTTCAGGACTTCGCGCTGTTTCCGCACCTGACCGCGCTGGGCAACGTCATGTTCGGGCTAAGCGGTGCGGGCAAGCGCGATACGGCGGTGGCGCGGCTCGAGGCGCTCGATCTCGTGGCGCGCGCCAATGCCTATCCGCACGAGCTGTCCGGCGGCGAACAGCAGCGCGTGGCATTGGCACGAGCGATGGCGCGCGAACCGGCTGCCATCTTGCTCGACGAAGCCTTCTCTAGCCTCGACACGCGGCTGCGGCAGTCGCTACGCGAAACGACGCTCGAGGCGCTGCACGCGGTCGATGCGGCGGTGCTGCTGGTCACCCACGACGCCGAAGAAGCGATGTTCATGGCGGACGAGCTGGCGCTGATGATCGACGGCCGGATCGTCCAGCGCGGGGCTCCGCGCGAGGTCTACGCCGCTCCTGTTTCCGATGATGCGGCGCGTCTGCTCGGCGATGTAAACATGTTCGAAGGCACGGTGCGCGGCGGCATGCTCGCGACCCCGTTCGGCGATGTCAGCGCTGCGGGACTTGCCGAAGGTGCGATCGCGCATGCGCTGGTGCGACCCGAAGCGATGACGGTGTTGCCCGAAAAAGGCGGCGCGTATCTGGTGCGCAGCGCCGACTTTCTCGGCACGGCGGTGAAGCTCGTCGTGGAAGCGGAGGACGGCAGGCGGTGCCGGGCGCGGGTGGGGCTGGCGGCAGCGCCGGCAGAGGGCACGCGCGTGACGGTCGCCATCGACCCCGCGCTCGCCACGGTGGTGCCGGTAGGCTGA
- the recJ gene encoding single-stranded-DNA-specific exonuclease RecJ — MFEVSESITGQPWRWRYPGGDSLERDLTDQLLLSRGVDEADLPRERDPRIRDFLPDPSVFADMDKAAARIADAIDAGEKIAVFGDYDVDGATSAALLTHLFRRLGTEPMIYIPDRLMEGYGPSGAALVKLKEQGADLAITVDCGAQAFDALDEAAAAGLEVIICDHHQCASKLPTAHSVINPNRLDESEEGAAHGHLAAVGMAFLLGVALLRELRARGRFVNGTPEPRIIDLLDLVALGTVADVAKLRTLNRAFVTQGLKVMANERNIGMAALARAASLNGAPKCRDLGFALGPRINAGGRVGKSELGVRLLTTSDPGEAEAIAAELDRLNEERRAIESAVTEAAMEQAEAQRDAPVIVTSGPGWHPGVVGIVASRVKERFHRPALVIAEEEDGTGKGSGRSINGVDLGAAILAAKDDGLLVAGGGHAMAAGVTVAPGGIAALRDYLAKRIADDVEAALGNRALLLDAMLAPGGVAGALCDKIDQAGPFGAGWPAPRVAVGPVRLHNVSVVGNGHVRMIALGDDQRRFKAIAFRAEDTPLGQALLAARGDSHFWLAGVIKRDDWTGGDAAEMHVEDAAYA, encoded by the coding sequence ATGTTCGAGGTATCCGAAAGCATCACCGGCCAGCCGTGGCGATGGCGTTATCCGGGCGGCGACAGCCTGGAGCGCGATCTGACCGACCAGCTGCTACTGTCGCGCGGCGTCGACGAAGCAGACTTGCCGCGCGAACGCGATCCGCGCATCCGCGATTTCCTCCCCGATCCATCGGTTTTCGCCGACATGGACAAGGCCGCCGCGCGCATCGCCGATGCCATCGACGCGGGGGAGAAGATCGCGGTGTTCGGCGACTATGACGTCGATGGCGCGACCTCCGCGGCGCTCCTCACCCACCTCTTTCGCCGTCTCGGCACCGAGCCGATGATTTACATCCCCGATCGGCTGATGGAGGGCTACGGCCCGTCGGGCGCGGCGCTCGTCAAGCTGAAGGAACAGGGTGCCGATCTCGCCATCACGGTCGATTGCGGTGCGCAGGCCTTCGACGCGCTCGATGAAGCCGCCGCAGCGGGGCTCGAAGTGATCATTTGCGATCACCACCAGTGCGCGAGCAAACTGCCCACCGCGCACAGCGTCATCAATCCCAACCGGCTGGACGAGAGCGAGGAAGGCGCCGCCCACGGCCACCTTGCCGCGGTTGGCATGGCGTTCCTGCTCGGCGTGGCACTGCTGCGCGAACTGCGGGCCCGCGGCCGCTTCGTCAACGGCACGCCAGAACCCAGGATCATCGACCTGCTCGATCTGGTTGCGCTCGGCACCGTCGCCGATGTCGCCAAATTGCGCACCCTCAACCGCGCTTTCGTAACCCAAGGCCTCAAGGTGATGGCGAACGAGCGCAACATCGGCATGGCCGCGCTCGCACGTGCCGCCAGCCTCAACGGCGCGCCCAAATGCCGCGATCTCGGGTTTGCACTCGGTCCGCGTATCAATGCGGGCGGCCGCGTAGGCAAGTCCGAGTTGGGCGTGCGGCTCCTCACCACCAGCGATCCGGGCGAAGCCGAGGCCATCGCTGCCGAGCTCGACCGGCTGAACGAAGAACGCCGCGCCATAGAAAGCGCGGTAACCGAAGCCGCGATGGAGCAGGCCGAAGCGCAGCGCGATGCGCCCGTCATCGTCACGTCCGGCCCTGGCTGGCACCCGGGCGTGGTCGGCATCGTCGCCAGCCGCGTCAAGGAACGCTTCCACCGCCCCGCGCTGGTCATCGCCGAGGAAGAGGACGGCACCGGCAAGGGATCGGGCCGCTCGATCAACGGCGTCGACCTGGGCGCGGCGATACTGGCCGCCAAGGATGACGGGCTCCTCGTCGCCGGCGGCGGGCATGCCATGGCTGCAGGCGTGACGGTCGCGCCTGGCGGCATCGCGGCGCTGCGCGACTATCTTGCCAAGCGCATCGCCGATGACGTCGAGGCCGCGCTCGGCAATCGCGCGCTCCTGCTCGATGCCATGCTGGCGCCCGGCGGCGTCGCGGGGGCACTGTGCGACAAGATCGATCAGGCCGGCCCGTTCGGTGCCGGGTGGCCCGCCCCGCGGGTCGCGGTCGGCCCCGTCCGGCTGCACAATGTCAGCGTGGTGGGCAACGGCCATGTCCGCATGATCGCGCTGGGCGACGATCAGCGCCGTTTCAAGGCAATCGCCTTCCGCGCCGAGGACACGCCGCTTGGCCAGGCGCTGCTTGCCGCACGCGGCGATTCGCACTTCTGGCTGGCGGGCGTCATCAAGCGCGACGACTGGACCGGCGGCGATGCCGCGGAAATGCACGTCGAAGACGCGGCTTACGCGTGA
- a CDS encoding cupin domain-containing protein encodes MIISMAFALVAALPDPLAAGWEGKPVCEKLHEDTRQRVLRCTFAPGVGHELHYHAPHFGYALSGGTARITEGGETRTVTFPTGFSTWDDGTEGHEIVNVGETTIVYLLVEPKAAQTR; translated from the coding sequence ATGATCATATCGATGGCGTTCGCACTGGTTGCGGCGCTTCCAGACCCGTTGGCTGCGGGTTGGGAAGGCAAACCGGTGTGCGAGAAGCTGCATGAGGACACCAGGCAGCGCGTCCTGCGCTGCACCTTCGCGCCCGGTGTGGGGCATGAATTGCATTACCATGCGCCGCACTTCGGCTACGCGCTGTCTGGCGGGACGGCGCGGATCACCGAAGGCGGCGAGACGCGCACCGTCACCTTCCCGACCGGCTTTTCGACCTGGGACGATGGCACCGAGGGCCATGAAATCGTCAATGTCGGCGAGACGACGATCGTCTATTTATTGGTGGAACCCAAGGCCGCACAGACGCGGTAG